A portion of the Oceanivirga salmonicida genome contains these proteins:
- the atpH gene encoding ATP synthase F1 subunit delta: protein MDDIKINRIYANAIFDIAKEKNEIFEVLEMLDLLVKHVNDDEDFKKFLDYPIIENKDKKKLIDIIYKDMNVNNLDIINYLIEKDRLSHVEGIRDEYLKIYYELHKQLIVTAIFPQELTKEQEEKLVKKLEKLKGKKILLHKKIDETLIAGGIIKIDDEVIDGSLKTQINELKKRF from the coding sequence ATGGATGATATAAAAATAAATCGTATATATGCCAATGCAATTTTTGATATAGCAAAAGAAAAGAATGAAATTTTTGAAGTTTTGGAAATGCTTGATTTATTAGTTAAACATGTAAATGATGATGAAGATTTTAAAAAGTTTTTAGATTATCCTATTATAGAAAATAAAGACAAGAAAAAATTAATAGACATAATTTATAAAGATATGAATGTAAATAATTTAGATATTATAAACTACCTTATTGAAAAAGATAGGTTATCACATGTTGAAGGTATAAGGGATGAATATCTAAAAATTTATTATGAACTTCATAAACAATTAATTGTTACTGCAATATTTCCACAAGAACTTACAAAAGAGCAAGAAGAAAAATTAGTAAAAAAACTAGAAAAATTAAAGGGTAAGAAAATTTTGCTGCATAAAAAGATAGATGAAACTTTAATTGCGGGTGGAATTATAAAAATAGATGATGAAGTAATAGATGGCTCTTTAAAAACTCAGATAAATGAGTTAAAAAAGAGATTTTAG
- the atpF gene encoding F0F1 ATP synthase subunit B codes for MEQGNLISVDFSMVIQIINFLVMVYVFYKLFSKKIGGIIEQRKKLALKDLEKVKEEQEKLEKQKLVVEKLRKESKRRANDIIIKAERQADERKDQIISNANISRDKMMSNAEKEIVKMKSKAEIELQKEVGKLAVDVAEKLLKNNISSDAKLRTKSIDNFIDEIGE; via the coding sequence ATGGAACAAGGTAATCTAATATCTGTAGATTTTTCTATGGTTATACAAATAATAAATTTTTTAGTTATGGTCTATGTTTTTTACAAACTTTTCAGTAAAAAAATTGGTGGAATAATAGAGCAAAGAAAAAAATTAGCACTTAAAGATTTAGAAAAAGTAAAAGAAGAACAAGAAAAACTTGAAAAACAAAAATTAGTTGTTGAAAAACTTAGAAAAGAATCAAAAAGAAGGGCTAATGATATAATAATCAAAGCAGAAAGACAAGCTGATGAAAGAAAAGATCAAATAATAAGTAATGCAAATATATCAAGAGATAAAATGATGTCAAATGCTGAAAAAGAAATAGTTAAGATGAAATCAAAGGCTGAAATAGAACTTCAAAAAGAAGTTGGTAAATTAGCAGTTGATGTAGCAGAAAAATTATTGAAAAACAATATATCTTCTGATGCCAAATTAAGAACTAAAAGCATAGACAATTTTATAGATGAAATAGGTGAATAA
- the atpE gene encoding ATP synthase F0 subunit C has protein sequence MTEIVQAAALLGAGIAICGGIGAGLGQGIASAYAVEAVSRQPEAKADIMSTLFIGCAITESTGIYALIISLLLILLKG, from the coding sequence ATGACAGAAATAGTACAAGCAGCAGCATTATTAGGTGCAGGAATAGCAATATGTGGAGGTATAGGAGCAGGTTTAGGACAAGGAATAGCATCTGCTTATGCAGTTGAAGCGGTTTCAAGACAACCAGAAGCAAAAGCTGATATAATGAGTACATTATTTATAGGATGTGCAATAACAGAGTCAACAGGAATATATGCTTTAATTATTTCATTATTATTAATTTTATTAAAAGGTTAA